A genomic region of Oryza glaberrima chromosome 1, OglaRS2, whole genome shotgun sequence contains the following coding sequences:
- the LOC127753680 gene encoding serine/threonine-protein phosphatase PP1-like, which translates to MMMTRASMGAMEGAAVDEVVRRLVEGGRGGRQVQLSEAEIRQLCVEAKRVLLSQPNLLRIHAPVKICGDIHGQFVDLLRLFDLGGYPPTSTYLFLGDYVDRGKQSLETICLLLAYKVKYPDKIFLLRGNHEDAKINRVYGFYDECKRRFNVRLWKIFCDCFNCLPMAALIDDKILCMHGGLSPELNSLDQIKDIERPSEIPDYGLLCDLVWSDPSPDSEGWGESDRGVSCTFGADKLVEFLEKNDLDLICRAHQVVEDGYEFFAQRRLVTIFSAPNYCGEFDNAGALLSIDESLMCSFQILKPNDTGAPHSRKPTSNKTPKTGNA; encoded by the exons ATGATGATGACGCGGGCCTCGATGGGGGCGATGGAAGGCGCGGCGGTGGACGAGGTGGTGCGACGCCTCGTGGAGGGCGGGCGCGGGGGCAGGCAGGTGCAGctgtcggaggcggagatccgGCAGCTCTGCGTCGAGGCGAAGCGGGTGCTCCTGTCGCAGCCGAACCTCCTGCGCATCCACGCCCCCGTCAAGATCTGCG GTGATATCCATGGGCAATTTGTTGATCTTCTGAGGCTGTTTGATTTGGGCGGTTATCCTCCAACTTCCACTTATCTTTTCCTTGGAGATTATGTGGACAGAGGCAAACAAAGCTTGGAAACCATATGCTTGCTTCTGGCATACAAAGTGAAGTATCCTGATAAGATTTTCCTGTTAAGGGGAAACCATGAAGATGCGAAAATTAACAGAGTGTATGGTTTCTATGATGAATGTAAGAGGCGATTCAATGTTCGACTGTGGAAGATTTTCTGTGATTGCTTCAACTGCTTGCCTATGGCAGCACTCATTGACGATAAGATACTCTGCATGCATGGTGGCCTCTCACCTGAACTGAATAGCTTGGATCAAATAAAGGATATCGAGAGGCCCAGTGAGATTCCTGACTATGGTCTTTTGTGTGATTTAGTTTGGTCTGATCCTAGTCCTGACTCAGAAGGGTGGGGGGAGAGTGACAGAGGTGTTTCCTGCACTTTTGGTGCAGATAAGCTTGTAGAATTTTTGGAGAAGAATGATCTTGATCTTATATGCCGCGCTCATCAG GTTGTTGAGGATGGCTACGAGTTCTTTGCGCAAAGGAGATTAGTGACAATCTTTTCAGCTCCAAACTATTGTGGGGAATTTGATAATGCGGGTGCTCTGTTGAGCATAGATGAAAGTTTAATGTGTTCTTTTCAAATCTTGAAGCCAAATGATACGGGGGCTCCACATTCAAGGAAACCAACTTCAAACAAG ACCCCAAAAACTGGAAACGCTTAA